A region of the Scatophagus argus isolate fScaArg1 chromosome 14, fScaArg1.pri, whole genome shotgun sequence genome:
CTTCTTTCTTTGTTCGTCTCTGCATCTGTATACACGTCATCACTGGCATCTGCACCGCAGTCCGTTTGGTTGAGCTGCCGCTCCAGCAGAGTGATGCGCTGCTTCAGTCGCTGCTGAGTGTGCGTGTATTCGTTGAGCAGACGGGCAAAGCGAGTCTGGAGGGTGTCCAGGGAGGACTCCAGcctctccaccttctcctccgTGTCCTCTTTCTGCAGCCCGCCACTCTCTGCGTTCTCATCCAGCAGACCCTCCTTCGTCAGGATCTCCCGGCCCCTCTCCTCCAGCACAGTCTTAGCATCTGGGTACTCGGTCACTGCCTCCATCAAGTCATCCTTAGAGAGGCAGAAGAGATCAGAGTAGCCCAAGCTGCGAATGTTGGCAGTTCGACGATTTCCCATTTTACTACCTTTTATGTTCAGAATGCTGATTTCCCCGAAGCAGCTGCCAGCGGTGAGAAGTGCGTACTGGGTGACCCCGTCATCAGCCACCACTGCTAGCTTCCCCTCTTTAATGATGTACATCTCCTTTCCTATGTCCCCTTTTCTGCAGATGTAGTCCCCTGGACTGAAGACCTGTGGGCGCAGTTTGAGCACAAGCTCCACCAGCAGTCCTGCCTCACAGTCTTGAAAAATGCGCACTTTTTTCAGGGTCTCCAGGTGTACATTAATAGCAATCTCAGCTCGCAGTTTGTTAGGTAAGTTCTTCAGGACCTCTTGCTCGTCAACTGCTTTCTTGTTGGTCCAGAGGTAGTCAAACCATTTAATGACGCGCGTCTCCAGTTCTTTGCTGACTTTGCGGAAGTGCATGTAGTGTTTGATGGCATCGATCCGAGCTTGAAACTCTGCACGCGTGGCATTCATGTTGGCGATCATGGAGCCGACATTTCCCACAATTGTGGCAAAGATCAGCACGCCAACAAGAAAGTCAAAGACTACAAATAGATACTCTTCATCTCGTACAGGTGCAGGCATCTCCCCAATAGTGGTAAGAGTAAGAGTGGACCAGTACAGACAGTAGACGTAACTCTGAGTCAGGGAGGAATACTCAGGTTTACTGATGTTTGGGAAAACCCAAGAGTCTGAGCCCAGTCCTAAAGACTTTGATATCGCATAATAAATGCAGGCATTCCAGTGAATGATGACCAAGATGTAAAGCACCAAGTTGCAAATACGGAAGATGTTGGGGTAGTTGGTGCGTGTCTCAGTGCGATCAAAGAATTCAAACATGCGAGGAAAGCGCAGCAGCCGGTTGAACCTGAGCTGTGGTGTGTGGATGCCAGTGGAGATGTACGCCAGGTCAGTGGGCAGGATGGACAGTATGTCCAGCTTGAACTGCAGCGTCCGGATGTAGCTGTCTCTAAGCTTGGCATGGTCCTTCACCAGTAAACCTTGTTCCAGAAACCCTGAGACAAGAAATAGAGTCTTAAAAATTATATTGTGGGATGAAGAAGCTGAACTGTTGTAAGCCGTGGGCTACTAATCATTTTTTTATACTAACAATAGAATCAATTACAATGCTTAATGTGAATGGTAGTGACAAACTCATGAAGAAAATTATCACCTGACTCTGCTGTTCCTCTGAGCTCTAAGGagtgttttagcatctttcagctagttgtttttggctgttttcagtgaaaaatccCTGAAAACCCACTGATGCTAGCTGTCCAGTGCCTCAATACAGACAAAGTTAGTAGCTAACTCATAAACAttgtggagcatttagcaggtAAAATCCCAGGAGGTTACCCAGGAGCAGGCagagaacaaaaatgaaatgaaagtcaAAATTACATTAACAACTGTCATGCGGCCAGAAACACAGCTCCAAATGAATCCTAACATTGCTCTGTGTCTACTGGATGCGAGATGATTGCTTGTCAGTGGTGATATTGATCGTACCAGCTTCTAGAAGCACTGAGTCAAAGGTAATTGGGCCATTGAATCATTGGTTAACGGGCTGAACGTCACAATCTATTTCCACCAACACTGTCATATGAACAAAAACGTATGCTAATAGAATAGATACGTTTCTTTGAATAATCAGATGAAAATATACACGTGGGCTCTTTAAGGCTTagtgcttttgttgtgaaatacaGCTTGTCCTGAGCTTGTCCTCAGaagctttattttaaagtaGGTTACCTGTGCGAAGTCGGACGCAAGTGTCCATTAGGTACACGAGGTCAGAGAGGTAGTCCAACACCAGCCAGCAGATATAATTGCCCACCTGTAACCTGTCAAAGCACGCCCTGTGAATATAAAAGGAAAAGTGACTTACTGCTGTGGTGTAAGAACTGGACAGTACACCCATTCACTACATCCATCACATATCTCTGGAGGCCGCAGCATCCAAACAGATAACAAATGTGGTCTTATTACCTCGCTACAACAAGGAACCAGTTGTAGAGCACCGCTATGGCAATAACAAATAACCAGCGGTAGTAGGCGTTATCTGATGGGGACACCACAAACAAATTCCACCTTTTCCTGAAAGCATGGAGAGATTGCAAATAACACACTCAGGCACAACTGTGGCTTATGTTTCTGCAAAGTAGTGCATATCACTGCAAAGCTATACAGCGAGACAGAAGCAGCTGCAAAATACAATAGCTCTGAGGTAAATACTATTATTTCTAACAACTGAGAATTTGATGCATAAACGCATACGTTTGTGTGTTGacgcatctctctctctcagccacaaacacagtgacataaaCTACATCCTTAAAAGTATCACAGAGGTCAGTCAACAACCCTTAATGACAGCCCTTTACTTTAACAGGCCATGTCTACAGACACTTTGAGACTTAATTTTTCTTCTAAACTTTTCTCAGGTGTCACTCTGTTGTGacctgtgtgtactgtataatGTATATCAAAGTGCATAGTAATGGTTCATCCGGCAGGCATACCTAAAGATCCCTTTGGCATCGTTGCCATTAGCATCTGGTTGCGTGTTGCTGTTGCGGCTGGGGGCCATCCTCAGCTCAGGGCCACGAAAGCGCTCCATGAAGGAGTCTggcctctcctcctccaacagACTCCTGTGTGCCCATTCCCTCAGTCTCACCACCAGGTTCACCAGTCTGacacaaacaagaacacacaagCTCTATAAAGAAGAAACATCATGTCTGAGTCAGAGCTTGAGTTAAAATTCTGGCGGTTTAGTCTGATAGCACCGCATAACGTTTATAAGAACTTTATCAGCTcttatgaaaacacaaagccttGACAGTGACACACAACAGGCACACTGCATCAGAACCTTATTAATATATCAAATGGATGGCTGTTCGTGTGTGACACTATCAGAGAGAGGACTGGCAGTCAGAAACTATTCCTCCAGCACAAACGCAACTAACGCTGTCACCGTCTCTCACAAAaccagacagagaaacaagtGAAAGGGTTTTGGAAAAGCCACTCCAACACGTCCTTCCCCCTCAGATCCAGCTTATGGGAAACACTGAGCTGGACTACAGCCTCATTTGATATTGACTGAGGAATCTCAGTTAAGATATATATTCAAAATGGTACAGGGAAGAGTTAAACACAATATATTGATTGAGtaaaatagaagaagaagaaatcctTTATCTTTGCATTCAGGGTGTTTTTGATGGTATTACCTGACTggttttactgtaaaacataTCCATTTGTACAAATTGTTTTATCCACAACTAGTCCTAAAACTCTGTTTATAGGGAACTGAGTTTTCTGATGTTCTGCAGCTGATCCTCGTTTTCATCAAATGGTTGTGCACTTTTCTCAGGATCCCAGGAGCAAAACAACTTGAAATAAGATGGAAATCCTTCTCTCTGGTGTTTTCaactgacaaataaaaccaacattttggttttgtagaCCTGAATGTGTGCTTTTATCCAGCCTGTGaccttaaaaaaaacccaaacacttAAAGAAAAACCCTTTCAGTCACAGCGTGACTGTGACCATGCTGATCAGGAGGCTGACGCGCCGGTGATGTGGGTTGTTATAGCTTTACCTTGAGATGGCTCCATTCCTTTGAAAAGAGTTCCTGGAGTTGCTTCTGTGAGGGTCAAGAGCAGCGACTCTTTGTAGCTCTGAGGATGTGTCATCGCAGACAGATGGGACCCTgggagataaaaacacacacgcttTGCTTCTCTAAAACAAACCTCTGAGACAAACGCATCCTAACACATGCCTTAATAGTTGTTGTCACCTGCTAAGAATACTCTCGGCCCCCTCAGTGTCCTCCTCCAGGGTGGTCTTCACTGACAGATTGTGTGGCGACCGGTCTCTCTCCGCCGCCTGGCCCGTCATCTTCAGATCGGCTggtgtgtgcacacacttgGTATGTTACAGCCTCCCTTTGCAGTTATCTGTTATAGATGGGTGGGACTGCCGAGCATCTTTTCAGTTGGCTCCAGTGACGCTGAGGCAGCAGAGGAACGTGTTTATAGTTCAGAGGGAGTGTTTTTGGTGCGTATGACAGATTATAGTCAGGGGACAGGTAAGGAGGCGGGGGACAACTGGGACTGTCAGCCTCAGTCCCTCACCTGGCCccttcaaacagcagctggttGTTGTGGTGATTGAGGCAACTACAACAGAAACTCAGCGACACACTGACGCaacattgtttaaaatacaaTCTATACAAGAAGGAAGTCCACCTAAATTCATTCCCAGACAAAACAAGTAGCGACTCCCCAATCCCACACCCCTAAAACCAAAGGGCAGCGACACACTCCCACCGCTGCAGCGCAGATGGATGACGAGGTGTTTAGGCGACTGTTACCATTGTGTGACTAATTGGTGGATCATTaacgaaaacacacacacacagtctgcctGAAGCTCTGAGGCTCAGTGAGCCAATCAGCTGCTCTCCCTCAGGAGCCACATCACTTAGGAAACCAGTGTGCTGACTGGAAGCAAAGTGGACTCACTAAACCAGCTGCAAAAACTGGCAGTTCAGCTGTAATGAGAGCTCCTATGCTGCTGTTAGCGTGGACAGAGGAAGCAGCTTTGTTTGGTAATGCGGTATTTTACGGGTCCATCGTTTTTGAAAAATAGTTTCAGAGCAACTTTTCGCTGCAATCTGGCAATAATCAAAGGATTAATTCCAACTAATTACGAGTGTAATCTAGATATTTGTATGCATtaagcaaacaataaaaaaataagagagattaataaatatttacttgGGTTTAAATGGACCCTTTTCCATGTCgccaaattattatttttattattttattattatttaatttattattagaaaataacaaaccattacatttacattttctaaatgaaaTTTAACACAACTAAAAACTACAGTTCCTCCAATTGCATCTAgatattatgtatttattttatatattacatCATATGTGTTAAGAAATGATATCCAGTGAAATGAGCACTGTGGATTATTAGCACAGTGATTTACTTTTGCccaaaaggaaagagaaaagacaaagttggaaaaacaaattatttcacACACATGTCGGTCTTACCTTTAGTTTCCGTCAGTTCAACAAAGTCCTTATAATgacttcacacagacacacccagAACAGCTCATTCCCGGCCAGTCCATCCTCAGTGCCTGCAGCGGATGTTACGAGGGGAAAAATCAAACTGCATCCAACACTCCTGAAAACGCACACAAGTCTCGTTCTTGCAACATTTTGTGTGAGCCTTCTCTTAAAGAGTGTTACCCTCTTCCCTCGGGAGCAGGAACACGTGGTCCACCTGATCCTCACATGCACTGAGTACATGCAGGAGGCTGGCAGGATGGGAGATGCGGGGTGGGGGAATCACTGAATGCTTAAGAGCCCAGATGTCAGCTTTAGACTGAGGGTACTTCTGGGAAAACCTCTCAGCAGTAGCTTTCCTCTTTAATATCTCTCATACCAgagaaacagcacagaaaaggcTTACAATTCAGCAGGTTATctattttgctgtgtttaatattcatctttctttattgattaatcatacattaataatgtaatatatagAGATACAGAgatactatatatatatatatatatatatatactgtgttACATATATTGATCATTCTTGgttttatgtcttgttttataTTGGACTATTTACTTTTCctacatttacttaagtaaaagatctTTTGACTTAATATTTTGTGTAACATTAGACTTTTCTTCCCCCTTTCCTTCAGGGAAATAATATTTCCAGTTTGGATATGTGATTGGGACTGGTTGATGCCCAGTCTCCCTCTATCTTCTCTGCAAACTTCTCTTGTTGCTATAAATCACTCAAAGaaagtttcttttaaatttattgaATCAATTTTTGACATTATAAAGGTGTCAGGTGTTCAGGAGTGAGTTGAAGCTGTCTTCCCAGCACCACACAAGCGCACTGCCTGATGCAAATGAAGCTTGAAAATCCAGATGATGAAGGCCACAGGAGACAGCTTCCTCATCATCCAGCTCTCTGACAGTCTCAGCTTTAATCAGATACTTTGAACACAGAAAGAGTGGAGACTTACTGAGGAAGCCTTCAGGGAGTGAAGCCCAGAGGACTTTACATATGACTGAGATTCAGGCCAGTGAGCAGGAAACTACAATCTGCCACCACCATCCCCTGTTGTAATGCAAGACTGTTGATGGACTGTAAAGGAAGTCCTGTTTGTTAacgagaaagaaaaagagttgACAGATCAAATGTGTCCTCAGAAATCTCTTATGGAAACATACACATTACAACCGAGATCCTCCACAGAATACCTCTGTGGTTAATCAGAAAAAACACCATTTAATGGAGACAGTTATTTCTTTATACTTCTCGGTGCACTTCCTTTTGGAGTTGAcagttgtgcttttaaaaaagcagcagagaaggggaaagacaaacaacaataaatatgcatattttttatGAGGGGCTATTTAAAAATAGGCGCTGTGTTTTACGATGAAAAAGAGGGAAGAACATAAAAGCACGAGGGCAGCAACGAACACAAACCGAGATAAGAGGAAGGAGAAGCTGGcagcagtaaaaagaaaatgaggttAGATCATAAAAAGGATGTTGATGGAGTTAatatcaaaaattaaaaataaataaataaataaagaacagcGTAACCCTCATGGACATTAACACAGGTCTGTTGGATTAGGCTGCATTCGTTTTAGCAcggtgtacctaataaactggctaCTGAGCGTTATTACATCCATTACTAACAGGTGCAGTGATAGTTGAACACTGTTCATATGGAAACTGGTGCATATAGTTGCCGAAGTGTTTCACTACAAAGACAGAATTCATTTTCTATTAAAAGGTCTGAATACTTCATTTAACCCTCTGTATAGATATGAGACTATATGCGAGTACACTGAGGGCCCCAAAGGGACGTTGCCCAGGTGAGGTCAGTACAGTTTGCAGAACACTGGTTGTACATCAACACGTTTGTCTTGTCATTTATCCCATTGCTGTGCCTTGCAGACAGAGCCTGGCAGATTAATTTGTCTTgctgtt
Encoded here:
- the cnga2b gene encoding cyclic nucleotide gated channel subunit alpha 2b, with translation MTGQAAERDRSPHNLSVKTTLEEDTEGAESILSRVPSVCDDTSSELQRVAALDPHRSNSRNSFQRNGAISRLVNLVVRLREWAHRSLLEEERPDSFMERFRGPELRMAPSRNSNTQPDANGNDAKGIFRKRWNLFVVSPSDNAYYRWLFVIAIAVLYNWFLVVARACFDRLQVGNYICWLVLDYLSDLVYLMDTCVRLRTGFLEQGLLVKDHAKLRDSYIRTLQFKLDILSILPTDLAYISTGIHTPQLRFNRLLRFPRMFEFFDRTETRTNYPNIFRICNLVLYILVIIHWNACIYYAISKSLGLGSDSWVFPNISKPEYSSLTQSYVYCLYWSTLTLTTIGEMPAPVRDEEYLFVVFDFLVGVLIFATIVGNVGSMIANMNATRAEFQARIDAIKHYMHFRKVSKELETRVIKWFDYLWTNKKAVDEQEVLKNLPNKLRAEIAINVHLETLKKVRIFQDCEAGLLVELVLKLRPQVFSPGDYICRKGDIGKEMYIIKEGKLAVVADDGVTQYALLTAGSCFGEISILNIKGSKMGNRRTANIRSLGYSDLFCLSKDDLMEAVTEYPDAKTVLEERGREILTKEGLLDENAESGGLQKEDTEEKVERLESSLDTLQTRFARLLNEYTHTQQRLKQRITLLERQLNQTDCGADASDDVYTDAETNKERSPGPVVHTDGSPRQNNVQMEDKKSPISKH